TGCAAAACAGAGTGGTGACCGAAGAGAGCATCTGAATATAAAACAGAGGTGGCACAAGATAAACGATTTCACCAACAAGTTCTGTGCTGCATATGCAGCAGCAGAGAGACAGATCAGCTCTGGTCAGAGTGATCACGATGTTCTCAAGATGGCGCACGAGATCTACTTCGCTGATCACAAGAAGAAATTTACTCTTGAGCATGCGTGGTGTATTCTGCGGTTTGAACAGAAGTGGCTAAGTCTGAACACTCCTAAACCGACTGGTTCTTCAAAGCGAAAAGAATGTGACACCCCGAGCCAAAGTACAAACACCACTGCTGCTGATGATGAGGTCCGGCCTGAAGGTGTAAAGGCGGCTAAGGCTAAAAGGAACACTGCAAAAGGAAAGTCAGTGGCTGATTATGCGACCATCATGGAGATGAAGAGGGAAGATTGGGAGATGAAGAAGGATGATTTGGACAGGAAGGAGAGACTGTCTAAGCTAGCTATTCTAGACACTCTTTTAGCCAAAAAAGAACCACTGAAAGAGGCTGAAGAAGTTGTAAAGAATAACTTACTAAAGCTGTTGTACTGAGATTAGATCGCCTCTTGATTAATACTTCGTATTGTTTTTTGCAGGTATTAAAACTTGACATGTTTGTAATATTTGTTATGTTCAGACTTTGTTGATTTCCCATGAATGCTATATGTTCAGACTCACTTTCCCGTGACCACAAAAGATACAAAACAACAGACTCATACTCACTTTCCCGTGACCACAAAGATACAAAACATTAGTCACTATTGTTTCACAAGATGTATATATCGACAATAAACACAACACGAGATGATATATCATTCTCTATAAATATGAGAATGGTTCGAACATTATACATATTaatcaaaaatctcttataCTCAACAATCTCTTCTACTCAATCTCAATAccagtttttttgttaataaaaatatgGCATCTTTATCTCATTACCATTACCATcaaaaagatgatgatgatgatgatgaatattCACATCTCTTTCAAGAATTTGATGACTTCCCTGCTAATATTCCGGAACCGAAAGAGCGAAAAAACGTATATTTATCGAGAGAAACCGGGAAGAAGGCGACCGGCAgctatggaatgattatttctcGGAAACTCCTACATACCCTCCCAATATATTCCGACGGCGCTTTCGAATGAGTAAACCCTTATTCTTGCGTATTGTCGACCGTCTCTCTACGGAAGTTGAGTATTTTGCTCCAACAGAAGATGCAGTCGGAAGGCAAAGTCTATCACCACTCCAAAAATGCACGGCTGCAATTCGTCTATTGGCTTATGGTGGTGGGGCCGATACAGTCGACGAATATGTCCGACTTGGTGAAACAACAGCTCGGAATTGCTTGCATCGATTTTCCGCCGCAATTATCAACTTGTTTGGCCATGAATATCTAAGACGTCCAACATCGGAGGATCTTGAAAGACTACTACATAAGGGAGAAGAacgtggatttcccgggatgattggaagcatcgactgtatgcactgggagtggaagaattgccctACCGCTTGGCAAGGTATGTACTCACGAGGAACCGATAAACCAACGATTGTCCTCGAGGCCGTAGCTTCTTATGACCTATGGATATGGCATGCATTTTTCGGAGCTCCAGGTACGatgaacgatcttaatattctagatcgatcacctgtttttgatgacattattaacGGAGTTGCTCCGGAAGTCAACTTCCATGTGAACGGAAGGGAGTACGATTTGGCCTACTATCTCactgatggtatttatccggAATGGACGACTTTTATAAAATCTATCCGACTACCACAAGGTCCAAAGCATTCACTATTTGCTGAAACCCAAGAAGCTGTCTGAAAAGACGTTGAGTGTGCCTTTGGAGTCCTCCAAGCTAGATTCGCCGTTATTAAAAATCCAGCAAGAATATGGAAAAAATCCATGATATCTAAtgttatgagagcatgtatcatactccataatatgattgtagAAGATGAACGACGTACAGACGATCAAGATGAGACGTTTCAAGATGCAGATATTTCTTTTCTCGTTAAGGAACCTACTGAGCTTTTCAGTTCACTTGATCGTCGAGCAAGAGTTCGGGGTAGACCAGTCCATCAACAATTGAAACATGATTTGATCGAACATATATGGGATAAGTTTGGGTAAAATCTCATTTTTAAGTTtctatctattaaataaaaattatgcttttattttatgtttttgtaattttttttaacttttgtaatttattttttacttttctaattttttcaAACTTTTGTAATGTTCTTATGTTTAATGTTATAAGTTTTAGTATAAAATCCTATTAATCCAttctcaataaaaaaaaaaaaatttggggtAAGAACCTCTACAAACTTCTACCAATAATCCCTACTTTTAAGCATGTATCTTGCCAAAACTTCTTaatctaattatattattaaatatatccTAAGATATGCAAGCATGTATCTTGCAATGCTGATGGCCTTAACGTTTGGGTTCTTAAAAGGAAGtttttaacaacaaaatatcattattttaatatattataattaagcaattaaaattttaattaaaattaaacaactaAATTAGTTAGATGTTTATTTTCCAACGTGCAATTTAAGAACCTACTAAAGCTTGATCTGTTCGTCcacatgtatttgtttttaccttttataagtaaatattgttttcaaaattaatgatATATACTTTAACATTTAGCATAAGAGTTCTAGATTATAGAATATAcatttttgaatattatttgTATCAGTAatttatgtaaataaatttgataattgcatgtataataattttaaattattagtaat
The window above is part of the Brassica napus cultivar Da-Ae chromosome C3, Da-Ae, whole genome shotgun sequence genome. Proteins encoded here:
- the LOC125583308 gene encoding glutathione S-transferase T3-like, coding for MVHFGESQQADIPPFSSQETATPLTSKDRKKWTPADDEVIISAWINTSKDSLVGNSQKLGTFWSRVGEYYAASPHAKQSGDRREHLNIKQRWHKINDFTNKFCAAYAAAERQISSGQSDHDVLKMAHEIYFADHKKKFTLEHAWCILRFEQKWLSLNTPKPTGSSKRKECDTPSQSTNTTAADDEVRPEGVKAAKAKRNTAKGKSVADYATIMEMKREDWEMKKDDLDRKERLSKLAILDTLLAKKEPLKEAEEVVKNNLLKLLY